cagcagcagctctgtcatgGAAAGCAAATCCCTCCCTGTGCAGGAGAGCGGCCACGAGCCTCGTGCTCATTGGAACTGCACCCAAAGCCCTCCCTGGAGACCCCTCTGGCAGGAgcgtggggcagggcaggctccCCTCAGGGGAAGAAGAAGACTCACACTGAAGGACACGTAGGATGCCCTGATCAGAGTGTCTGGGGGGGTTGGTTGGGGGATGTCAGCTGCCAGAAGTAACATCAGTACTGTCAACTTATGGAAAACTGGCGTGGAGAGAACGAAACCCCAGAGGGACCTGGGAATTCTCTAACGTCTGGGAAATTGCTGCAGGAAAGTGGAAAGtatttgtgaaagaaattaGAGGAGCTGAAGCTGAAATTCCTCTGGTCATGGCtcaaacagaggaaagaaactctttggcagtgctgtggaaagGAGCATCGAGAGGCCAGGACAGCAAGAGAAAATGGGGCTGGGTAATTGCAGCAGCACATAAATGCTGGCAGTTAGGAGAAAGCTGGCCAGTGGGAATGATCAGGGAGCTCTGAAAGCAAAACTGGAGAAAAGTGGAGACTGATCCTGGTGTGCCCTCGCTGTAAAACAGAGCCCAGATATTTCTGACATGACTCAAACCAAAGGTGGAAGTGAAGCGAAGGCAAAGCTGTCGCTGGTGCCAGGACTTGGCTGCAGGTACTCAAGGGCTGGAACCTTTCAGGAAAGGGCTGTGGGTGCCTCTGCTGCCCCACACTCACCTGGGGACAGACTCCTGGGGGGCCCAAaagcctggcagctctgcctgagaACATCTGGGGTGGGCCTGCAGACAAGCGGAGCAGCCAAGGTcaccaggggctgggggggcttcagggaaggagcagaggcagagaagagcccagagcagccccaggccagGGAGGTGCTGACAAAAGCTGAGTTCAGCTGCCCCTGGCTCCTTTGGGAAGTGGAGGAAGGGACGGtgagtgggcagtgggcagttTCTCCTGCTCACGGCCGTctctttcctttggaaagggTGGCTGCTGCCTCCGAGCGACTCCGGCCCCAGGACACACACAACGTAGAGGAAATCTATTTTTAGTCTCGACAAAAGTGctagtaaagaaaaaaaaaggttagaaAGACAATTGCTTCCTGTTtagggctggtgctgggagggagATCCTGCCAGGACGCTGAGGCCGGGGGGCAGAGGGTCTGTGGGGTGAGGAGGAGCCCTGGGATGGCAGACGAGGAAAGTGCCCCCAGCTCCTGCGAGCCCCAcgctgggctgctgctccctgccctgcattCCCGAGGGAGGGAGGGACTCGAGCTTCGGCCCCTTTGGGATTCCTGGTGCGCACGGGCTTTAGGCTGAGCTCAACAGCTGAGGTTAAAAGACTCAGGAGCTGTGATAGCCTGAGGAGAGAAACTGCAACGTGGCTTTCACTGAGCCTCAGATTGATTGAAGACTTATCCCTCTGAAGATTCCAGTACTTGGTAAAATCAGGACTTAGGGCAGGAGAGAAggctctgtgcagccagagGGGCTCAAACACTGATTAATCTCCTTATCTGTGAAGTGCTTTTGTGCTCCCACCAACAAACTGCACGTGAGAGGTTAAACTAGGAACCCAAAATTAAACCCACAGCATTTTCTTCAATGAACTTTCTCCAAGGCAAATCTACTTCCTCTTTTTAAGaccccagcagtgacattttCAATGGCATTTAACACTTTTCAAAAGCAAGACAATCATCATTAGAAATCAGcttaaaatgcacatttttctattttaggaACAGCACAAGCTGCAGCTCTTTCCGGGACagtttgtgtttcttctgctgcacCATTAAAAATCCATCCTGGATGTCAGCAGCTCATTTTTCTGACAAGCAGCTTTACTTCCCCTTGTGCCTTTTCCACATCACACATACTCAAAAGGAGGAAGagtttttctcctgaaaaccCAGCCTGGAAGGGTAGGGATGGATCCCCGTGGGTGGATTTGGTGACATACAGGATATTTTCAGCTCCTTCCTGGCACacagtgaaagagaaaacacaaaggaaaagaatcaTCCTGGtaacccaacaaacaaaccactCATTTAAGTTCTGCCCGGAGTTCGCACCAGGAAATGAAATCCTAACAAATTTGTGAAATTGCAACAATGTATTTGCACAGAAGCTGAGGGAAAGTGGGGATGTGTCCTGCCATGGGTGCTGGGCGCTCAGGTGAGTCCTGCTGAGACGTAGCCCAGGATCTGCACGGTGCTGGGGTAGCTCTTGCGCATCCCCATGCAGCGCTCCTGGTCGATGAACAGCGAGTTGTTCTTGACCACCAGGTCGTGCTCCAGGACCCCCTTGGAGCGCACCAGCATCTGCAGCATGTCCTCGGAGGCACGCAGGCACTGGTGCAGGTTCCGCAGCGTCTCGTTGATCTCGTTGACCTCTTGGACaaggctggaaaacagcaggacCCCGTCAGAACTCCCCCCCCGTGGGGGTGGTGCCCACCCAGACGGGCCCTCTGGGCACAGGatttccccagcagcacactCAGGCTGATTCCCACACCCCGTGCCCTGGCATGGGAGAGCCAAGGGCAGAGCTCCTCCCGACCTCCATGGGGAGGAATGGAGAAGTTTGTTCCACAGCTCTGGAGGTGCTCAGCCACGTGTGCCAGAGCAGCTCGTGccaccaggagcagggatgagcagctGTGGTTTCCTGTTTCTGTTTGGGTTTGTGGCTTTGTTGCTTCACCCTCCTGGACTTTCCCGTGCAGGGGTCTCCTGCACAGGAGACAcacacagcaggacaggacCCTGGGAGAGGCTAAAAGGGAACGTGGAACAAGGGGAGGATGGAAAAACCAGGGGCGTGTGAGATGCTGAACCTGTTCTGGGGCTGGGTTTAAATCATTGTGAAAAGGGAACTGTACTCAGAGGgctgccaggaggagctgggagctttGGGtgcctcccagggctgctgctgggcactcCCTGGGGCGCTCTCCCAAAGCCCTTGAAAGGATTCCCAGTGTGCCCCGTGAGGGCAGGACAGCTCCACGTGTGCACCCTTCCTTGGGGTTACCCAAAAGGAAGGGGCTCAGCGCTCTCAATCTCAGCCTGTCAGagagcagaatcacagaatcatagaccAGAAtcccagggtggtttgggttggaaaggacctcaaagcccacccagtgccacccctggcatggcagggacacctcccactgtcccaggctgctcccagccctgtccagcctggccttgggcactgccagggatccaggggcagccccagctgctctgggcaccctgtgccagggcctgcccaccctcacagagaggaattccttcccaatatcccatccgTCCCTGCGGTCTCTGAGTTTAAAGCCACTgccccttgccctgtcactcTCTGCCTGTATAAAagcccctctccctcctttttctaAGCCCCCTTAGGGTGCTGGAGGGAGAGCAAGGAGAGCGAGAGGCTTATCCTCCAAAACTGAGCACATGCAGCCACCTGGATGAGGCAGGAGAGAAGATGGCACCCGAGGGCTGGGACACCTGCTCAGTGCTTTAGATTCGACCAGGGCACTTATGGAAAGAATATTTAGGGAAAAAGCCATTTTGTCATGCAGAGGTGCTCCTGAGTGCCCCCCTGGCAGCCCGGCCTCACCGGATCTGGGCAGCGTCCCGGCACAGCTCCACGTTGGGTCTCCTCGTGCGCTCGTCCAGCCGGGTCTGAGCCACCTTCAGCTGAACCTCTTTGTCCCTTATGGTCTTCTGGATGACTTGGATCTTGGTCTCAAGCTGGAAGATTTCCTGTCGTGTCTGGGATGAAACAAACACAGGAATCAATGAAAAGATATCTTCTCAAATGGTCACATCATTCCCTCCTCTCCTGTTTGTGCAGGAAAAACCCAAGTTCAATAAACAGCCCCTGGGCTCAGGCCACATCAAGGCACAGATCCAGATGAGTTTTCAGGGAAAATCTCTTTGCTCTTGCTGCCACATCAGAGGAGAGTTAGGAGCAGGGGAGGTTTAGGAGCGGTGATGGATCTGTTGAATTACCAGCTTCCCAAAATGGCTGCTTGCAAGAATGGATCATCCATCAGCTAATTCAGGGAAAGGTTTTAATGGCTCCTTATTTAAGGACGTGCCATCAGCCCCTAGTGCTGCAAACTTCACCGGTCTGAGCCCTTCCCAGGAAGCTTCCCAAGAGTCCCACAGGTCCGAGCCAGGTGCCATCACCGCTCTCCCCCTCCCgtgcctggcagagcagggcagggagcccAGGACAGCCGTGGGGGCAGGGAGCCACGTCCATCCCTCGGGAGGACGGGAAGGCGCGGCGAGGGCGGGGCCGGTACCTTGGCCAGGTGTGTCTGGATCTTGCTCTTGGCGTTGGCGATCTCGGTGATGCGGCTGGTGAAGGCGTCGTTGACCTTGCTGAACTGGCGCCACATCTCGTCGGCCGTGCCCATCAGGAGGCTCTCGGTGCTGGCCCGCAGCTTGGCCGAGGTCGCGCGCGCGCTCTGCGAGCGGAAGATGTTGTTGTCCGTGAACCTGGCCCACGTCTCCGGCACCGAGACCCTGCGGGGGGAGAGCACAGCCCTTGGCACAGCCGCgctgctgctgagccctccTGCAGATTGGTGCAAGGAAATCTGTGCTCCCAGTCAAATTACTGGAACCGAAGCATCTGGACCCCGCTTGCTTGGTGATATTTATCAAATGAGGGCGTGTTCACCAAGACAACTTGTGAAAGTTCAGGCAAACAAGAGATTCTCCCATAAAAAAGAGATTCCAGTGGAGCTCCTATTTACACCTTCGAGGCATTAAGTGCCAAGGAATTCCCAGCCTCACAAGGACATGCAGATCACAGTTCAGTCAATTCCTTTTGCTCACAGCCCTTCTCAGTCTCCCACTAAACCGAACCAGCTTTAGATCCCACTCCATTCCCTGTCTGTGCATTTGGGATGAAGTTCCTGCCTGTGCAGTAGTCCAGAACAAGGTCAACAAAAGACTTAAATACCACATAAGCTCCATTTAAAACCTGCTGATTCTCGGCACATTTCACCCCCCTCTGAATTTCAGCCTCGATCCTTTGCAATCCATTTGCCTGTCTAAATATGTCTGAGCTCTACTGTGAATAATTACTCAAACTACAAGAAAAGTGGTCTCAATCTGTGCCTCTCCATAAACTTCTCGTGGGTTTGTGTGGGCAGATTTATTCTCTCAGCCCTTTGCCACTTGGGCTTCTCTCTGTGAGTGCTGGGTTAGGTCACTGTTCATTTACTGCCAAGCCAAAGCTGAATTCCTGGCACCCAAAAGCAGCGGAACCCTGTCCCAGGACCATGCTCTCATTTCTTGATTTTCTGGGTCATTTCAGCTCCCTGCCAGGCCCTCTCCATACAGGGATGAGCCCCCAGACGTTCCATCAGTGAGGAGCACTCAGGCAAGCACTGAGACATCTTTGAAAATATGCATGAACTTAATGAGCTGTGCAGCGGTGCTGAATTCGTTTGCGGGCTGAGCTCTGAGCCCTGATCTAATGTTTAATTAGGTCGGGCTCGCTCTTGCCCGCCGAGTGTTCGGCAtccagctgagagcagagggTTCTTCTCCCCCTGGAGGGCCCAGAGGGAAGCCACCTCTGGTGTCTCCAGGAGGGATGGATGTGCCTCCAGAGCGGGCTGGGGAATCCCACTCCCTGCTCCGCGCCTGCCGCGCCCCCAGCGCTCACGTGGCATCGATCCTCTCCACACCCTTGAAGTAGTGGATGCCTCTGGAGGTGTTCTTCAGCTGGTAGCACTTGCTGTCGATGTGGTGGCCCATCTGCTTGTCAAccaggtccttctccagctcctgccgGGCCTCTTTGTTGCACCTGGAATGCGCAAACAGCAGCCTCAGTCGGGATGGAGGCGTGGGATGGTTCTGTAcccccctcagcccctctgCGCTCCCggagcatccctgcctgcctcccacAGGGCCTGCAGGGTTTGAACCCGCGGGGAtctgctggggcacagctgcaAATGcacaccagccctgcagcagcccagccctccttACATGATCTGGGCATTCACCGTGTCCAGGCACTGCTGTAGCCTCTCCCGGcaggacttgatgatcttgatTTCCTGGCAAAGGCAGAACAAACCCACCAGCCATCAGCACCCTCAGTGCTCAGACatcctgggcactgctgccctggggcacACAGCAGGAATTCCCCTTCCCCCACAGCACACACGGGCAGGAGGggaccccagccccagagcacccatctgtgcagctgagccagccagggaggggacaggagggggctgtggccatggccagggccagggaggggacaggagggggcTGTGGCCATGGCCAGGGCCTCTGAAATCACTTTCAGGGTGGGTTCTCAAGTTTTTTCCTCTTGACATCAatggccagggctgctctccattaCAAGCAGACAGGCGTGCATCCTGACCTGGCATGAACTGaacccagcagtgccctgggccagcagtgccacacatccccatccccagtCCCGTGGCATTTTCCTCCCCACAGGAAATCCCATCCATATGGGACAAGAGGACTCTGGTGCGAGTCAGTTCTAGGCGGGGTTCAGCCCCCCTGGGTTCCCCTGGCTCgtgctgctctcagctcccTTGGTCCAGCACAAGCCCATTGCATCCATGAGGGTTTCCAGAGACGTGATCAGTGCCCCAAACCCAGGGATTTTCAATCCCTCCTGTCTGCAGGAGCCAGCTGAAAGCACGGCCTAAATGCATCccaaacattaaaaaacccagatgCCATTATGGAGATACCAGCTCTGATAATTTTCCTAAACCCTCATGACCTTTAAACtaatcttttaatttttcagggCCTCACTCATAACAAAAAATCTTCTAAGAGAGCAGTGGCTTCACAGGCCCAGGGGCTGCAATTTCCTTCCCAGTTTTGTGAGGCTTTTGCAGTGATTATATTTCGCTGTACCCTGCATTAGGATCCCATTTGCTGTGCCATGTTTGCTTTTAATTCATGATTTAAAGCAGCTTAGGTAAAAAGGCAGGCAGGAGTGCAGGTTTTTATGATTTCTATAAAATCCATTGCCTGAGCACACAGTGAgagtcctgctgcagccactctgccctgagcaaagcagagctggggaagtgTAATTAATATCTTTTATTAGCCCAACCAATATAGCTGGGGAAGGCAGACAAGCAGTCGGGCACACCCTGCCCTCTCCATCTGCGTGTGTGTGATCTACAGAACGTGCTACAGAGACAGACAGGCCATACAAACAGGAGAGATCTGTGCAGGCAGGGCTCGGAAAGCGGGACCATCTCACAGGCTCCTCCAAGAGGGTCAGAGGACCCTGACGTCCCACACAAACCCGGCTCGtttccagctcttccctcctctcccagggaCACGCTGCTGAGTGGGAacaccagcccctgccccagcagctttGGGGGGCTGAAGACTTGGGCAcctcagcagcactggagaGGCAGTGGGGGAACAGGGCTGCCAGACTTGTTCAGGGGAGTTGAGGTAGAAGCGGCTTTGCCACAGGACGCGTGGTGCCAAACTCACCGTGACGAGCTGCTTCTCCACGTCGTCATTGACCAGGTCGATGCCCATCCTCTTCTCCCGATTGAGCAAACACTTGTGAGCGACCTGGAGGGGACACGTGGTGACCTCAGCGCTGGCTGCAGCGACAGGGCTCCCTGCAGGCACTGTGCCCGTGTCAGGGaatgcagggaaagaaaacGGAGGTGGGCACAGGATGGCAGCCTGGAAAAATCTGCCCGAGGCAGCTGGGTTAGCTGACAACAGCAGCCGGGTGCTACATCAGCATGGAACCAAAGGGACGGAGCCCACGTGTCCCCGGGCCACCACAGCGGGTGCAGGGACCCGCCAGGCTCCGTGCTGGCCTCCCCAGAGCCTCGCAGTAAGACACGGGCTTTTGTGTCCCAGGGCAGGATTTCGGATAAGGAAATATTTGGTTAAACAAACACTGCAGTGATGTGCTCAGCATGTGCTGGAGGAGGATGCAGCAGATGCAGGGGATTTGTTTATCACTGACTCAACTAATGGGCTCTTCTTGAAAACTTTCCAATGTTACAGGGCTGAGATGGGCTTTATGAGAGGCTTGAGTGGCTGCAGATGtttgggctgggggctgcagggtcCCTACCTGGAAAGGGCCCTCGGTGTCGGCCAAGGCTCTCTCCAGCCGTTTCTGCATGTCCATCAGGGAGTTGGTCTCCCTGATCATGGCATCCAGCTCGATGCAGAGCTCGGACTTCCAGTACTCTATGTCGTTGATGCGCTCTCCCAGGTTCTTGGTGCTCTCCCCTCGGGTCCTGTCGGCCTGCTGGCACACGTCCTTGATGGTGCGGGTCAGGTCGGCCCGCAGGCGCTCCGCGTTGTGCCGCGTGGTCTCCGACTCCTTGTAGTTGGTCATGTTGGACCTGTGCCAGTCATCCAGCGTGTGCCGGGTGAAGACACCGTTGGGTCTCTCGGAAATAAAAGGAACTATCTTGGTGGGGGGAAGCCCTGGGAAGCTTTCGGTGAGGGGAGACAAGGTGGGGTTGAGGGCAGCTGCTCTGTAGTAGGAGTTGGGCATCCATGGCATGCTGAAGCTCTCGGGGTGATAGGGAATGCGGTTCTTGTAGCCGGCGGCCATGGTGTTGGTCGCTGGCAGGACCTTGGGAGGTGGTGGCCGTGGCTGGTTAAACTTGGCTTTCAAGGGATAGCCGTAGAGTTCCATCCTGGAATGCTGCTGGTGCGGGTCCTGCACAAAGGGGGCAGAGGAAAACCTCGCTCAGAAAGTTCCTGTCCTTGTGGTACCTCTTACAGCAACACCCAGCTTGTGATGGGACCAGCCCAGGGCACCCGCAGAGCCCCTAAATCTCCTGACTGTAAATCCCCTCTGACAGCACCCCAGGCACTTGGATAGGGAGGGATTTGAGAGCAACCTTGCTGTTGGTATCTTGTGTCAGGTCTTGAAATGAGGAGAGGAACAAATCACGGCTGCTTAGGAGGATGACAGATCTTATACCTTTGTTTTCCCTATTCCTTaattctttatttccctttattccttcattttcccTGTCAATCTAATGAcctcccctgtgagggtgggcaggcccagagcagctggggctgcccctggatccctggcagtgcccaaggccaggctggacactggggctggagcagcctgggacagtgggaggtgtccttgcccatggcagggatggtcccttccaacccaggccagCGAGACTCATCCCAGGATCCAGGCTGGCCAAAGGCTTTGGGATGGGCAGTGGGACACTCACAGCCCCGAATTCAGCACTAAAGCTTTCACAGGTGACTGGCTCCGAGTCGCCTTGGCAGAACCGAGGAGGAGACGCCCGTGATGAGCTCTAACAAAGCCCCCGCGTGTGCTGTTCCCACAAAGCAGTCACTCCACCCTTtgtccctgctggggacaggccACTGCCAGTCCCTGCCTCTGTGCCACTTATTTACCCGGGGAGCAGCATTTGGAGAGCGGGGATGCTTTCCCTGGCTCCCACCCTGCCAATAAATCCTTCCCCTTTAGACACTGACAGACAAGCGcttgagagagaaaaagccTTGGGAATGGACTGGATGacttttccagcatttccagctgaaatgaaCGCCCCTGCATGCCCCTTGGGATAGGCCATGCCAGGaagagagctgccagcagccctgggcagggggcttGGGGCTGAGCACGGTACCGGCTGTGTGCGGCTCCCTCGGGGAGGCTCAGCTCCCCCTCGGCTGCGAGGGCAGGGCGAGCTCAGGGCTGCGGTGCCtcggggagctgctgctcatcactggctgctgtggtggtgctggcactgcccagctctgcccggCTCCGCAGGGCCCCGTTGCTATGGACGGGGGTTCCGTGGCCAGTGACGGCGTTCTGGGGGGTTCTGTGACACTGGCTGGGCTCTGTGACCCGTCCTGGCCATTGACCCGCCCTGGCACGGCCACAGCAACGGCTCCAGCCTGGGAACAGcgacagcaggagctggggaggggtgctgggggtgagCCCAGGCACCCCAGCTCGTCCACGGGGGTCTCTCTCCCCCCAGCTTCTGGGAACGCCATCCAGCTCTGCCGCGGCAGCTTCCACGTCCCATCTTCTCCAGAGggatattttcatttgcttcatttcccagctgtgtccaCGGCTCATCGAGGACACTGGCTGGTGTTTCTGCCCTCTCACAGCCTCAGTTTCTCCCGattctcccagctcctgcagctgcagactGGGACTGCACCGAGGGGTTTCCCGGCTCCTGGTGACCCCTGGCCACCCCTCCTGAGCTGGCTCCccaggacagctctgcctcTTGCCAAAGAAAACGGAACCCAGAGTGCTTCGTGTGCACAGAGCGCAGCACATCTGAATTTCACTCTGAACACACGTCCTGCCTCAGCCGGGGAGGAATCAGCTCCATCAACCTGAAACCAAACATTCAGCCCATCAGTTGGTTTTTCCACAGCCAAAGCAGATAAATGACTGCAGGGAAGGCCTGCCaagctctgtccccagcaggacacCCGCCCACCCTGGGAGCAGCCCGGCTCTCTGCTCCTTGCAcgctcccagccccagctcggCTCTCACGCCCTGCCCGTGGCTAATTCTGTTCAGATGAATCACTGCCCGGCCAGGGACACCACTAATTGTGGGAGGCAACCCCAGGGCTTTGGAAGCATTTGCTAAATCAGGCAATAATAATTCGATAATGTTGTGAATGGCCCAGGggtgctctgtgcagcccagGCAGGACCTCCGGGGCAGGGCCACGAGCagagggacagtggggacatcaCGGGGGCCAAGCTTTGGCCCcaccagaatcacagaatgcccagagctgggagggacccacaaggatccctggggacccctggccctgcccagaccccccaacaaccccaccctgtgcacccctggcagcgctgtccaaaggctcctggagctctggcagcctcggggccgtgcccattccctggggagcctgggcagtgccagcaccctctggggaagaacccGCTCCTAgaatccaacctaaacctcctccCACACATGCTAAAAGCTGCAAAGAAGAGAAGAActggcacaggtaacacagCCAAATACCACAAGTGACTCTCAAGTAGCTGCCAAGTGCACAGTCTGTGATCTCAAAATCCCAGATCTCTGAGTACCCCAGGGAATTAGGCTGTTTACACCACCACCATTTATTTGAGTAATTAAACCCGGTTCCTTAATTCTGACTACAACTCCAACAGCTGCAACATCACTAAAATTACAAACTGTCCCCACCCAGTTGTGCTGGGGCACATCCAGTTTGGGTGGACACATGAGGACACAGCTTGTGCTGAAGCCTCGACCAGTTTAGCTCagaataaaagaacaaaaccaggcTGAACC
This genomic window from Vidua chalybeata isolate OUT-0048 chromosome 19, bVidCha1 merged haplotype, whole genome shotgun sequence contains:
- the TEKT3 gene encoding tektin-3; protein product: MELYGYPLKAKFNQPRPPPPKVLPATNTMAAGYKNRIPYHPESFSMPWMPNSYYRAAALNPTLSPLTESFPGLPPTKIVPFISERPNGVFTRHTLDDWHRSNMTNYKESETTRHNAERLRADLTRTIKDVCQQADRTRGESTKNLGERINDIEYWKSELCIELDAMIRETNSLMDMQKRLERALADTEGPFQVAHKCLLNREKRMGIDLVNDDVEKQLVTEIKIIKSCRERLQQCLDTVNAQIMCNKEARQELEKDLVDKQMGHHIDSKCYQLKNTSRGIHYFKGVERIDATVSVPETWARFTDNNIFRSQSARATSAKLRASTESLLMGTADEMWRQFSKVNDAFTSRITEIANAKSKIQTHLAKTRQEIFQLETKIQVIQKTIRDKEVQLKVAQTRLDERTRRPNVELCRDAAQIRLVQEVNEINETLRNLHQCLRASEDMLQMLVRSKGVLEHDLVVKNNSLFIDQERCMGMRKSYPSTVQILGYVSAGLT